The region cccccgggggggggaccGACGGGCATCGTCGGGGCCTCTCGTCTCTGTTCCCGCCAGGGCTGCACCGTGATCCGCTACACCGCCCCGTGGCCAATGATCTTCTTCTCCGAGTCCTTAGGCGTCCCGGCCCTGCGGACGCCGGCCAAGAAGCTGCTGGAGCTCCTCTTCGACTACGAGATCGAGAAGAAGCCCGTCCTCTTCCACGTGTTCAGCAACGGGGGCGCCATGCTCTACCGCTACATCGCCGAGCTCATCCACAGCCACCGCCAGTTCAGCCACCTGCGGGTGGCGGGCACCATCTTCGACAGCGCCCCCGGCCGCCGGAACCTGACGGGGGCCGTCCGGGCCCTCTCCACCGTCCTGGCGCCGCGAAACGCGGCGCTCCGCCTCCTGCTCCTCTGCGCCTTCGTCGTGGTGGTGGCCGTCTTCCGCATCCTCCTCTACCCGGCCACCCGCTACCTCCACGCCAGCCACTACGACGCCCTGAGGGCCGAGGCCTCGCGCTGGCCCGAGCTCTACCTGTACTCCAAGGCGGACCGCATCGTCCCGGCCGGCGACGTGGAGGCCATGGTGCGGGCCCGCCTGGACCGCCGCGTCCTGGTGAGGGCCGTGGACTTCACGTCCTCGGCTCACGTGCGGCACCTCCGAGACTATCCCACCTACTACGCCGGCCTCTGCCTCTCGTTCATGAGGGACTGCGTGGGCGGctgagggggccgggcggggggcgaggggaggcgttCCGGGcgatccccccgccgccccggggcgCTCCGGACGTGCCCGGCGGAGGCGACGACCAGCCCCCGAGCCCGGCGCCGCTCCGGAAATAAACGTGTCGCTGCCGTCTCCGTCCGCCCTGCCCTTTCTGTCCGCTAGCCGGCGGAGGGATCCTTCCTCGTCTCGGCTCCTGCAGCCATTCGGGGCTTCCTTTAAACTGTattcgtttattgagcgctcatcgtgtgcaaagcactgtaccgagcgcttagcgcTCGGACACACTTCCCGCCTCCCAGAAGGGCCGAGGATAAAAGGAGGTCGTCGCTGCTGAAGCGctctggagaaagagaaaaacactaCCCGTATTCAAGGTGCGAGCCCGGCTAGATTaatctctgcctcctctttttttttaatggtatctgttaagcgcttactacgtgccaggcactgtactaagtgtgggcgTAGATagaagccgatcgggttggacgccgtccccgtcccacccggggcaccCCGACTTCATTCCCGTTCGTCAGggggaggtcgccgaggcacagagaggggtcgcgacttgcccgcggtcacacggcggacaggtggcggggcggggattagaacccaggtccttctgacccacgggcccgggctctacccacccagccacgctgctccttgccCAGCCTGGACCCCAGAGACTCCCCTTCCCCATAATTGCTGCCAGCACCCGACGTCGGGGGGGGGGACCTTTACGATACCCAACCTCCGAGTGACTTCCCAACCTACCTCGACTATTTTTTGATGGATATACGTTCGTAGGTGAGCGGATGCGTAAAACGTAAGCGCTTAAGGGCGTCTGTTGGGTCGATGAGacttggggccggggggagttggaacctgcctcagtttcctgtattTACAATACAGGAATTTAATTACAATTTCCTGTAATACAGGAATTAATTACAATTTACAAGCGCCTGTATTTACAATGGGTAAAAAGGGACCGAGGGGGCTTCGAAGGGGAACCGAGATGGCGATTTCAAATTGAAATCAGTGAAACACCTGGccagaaaaaaaccaacaaccagaAGCTGAAAGGTCGCCTAATGGTGCCCGTCCCGGGGACGGGGCAGTTTCTCGTTTATGAGGTTCTGATTAATCCTAAATCTGATGAATCTAATTAATCCAAAAGTCAAAGAGCAAGGGCAGGTGTGGGTGAGTTGCGTCTCCTGGACCATCTCAAGTCCTCTGTTGCTCCCAGAGTCTGCTGGCAGATGGCAGCACTGACGCCCCCCAATTCCCCCAAATCCCAGGGAAAAATGAAATTACGGAATTCCTGCCGGGGGTTTAAGAAGTCAAAATGTGTTTTACGGCTTCCCGGACATAAAGCGGGTTTTGTATAATCAGCCCTGCGCCACGGCAATACGAATGAAATATCTCCATTTTATGTAACAGAAATTGCAAACGAACCGGTGACGGCAATAATTATCGGGAATTAATTGTCACAGGTGGAGCTGGAAGCCGCCGTCCTCGCCCTAAGTGCCTCGAGGTTTGCCCAGATTAAGAGGGCTAGGAAAACAAAAGTTGGAAATAAGAAACCactaagggaggggagagaaaaaaagggtgTGTGTTTAGGCGGTGGAAGGGGAGGTTTGGTTATCtgaaagcctttgccttctatctcccccagcgcttagaacagtgctcggcacgtagtaagcgcttaacaaataccgtgattattattattctacgatctgtgtccaacccgatcagcttgtatctagcctagtacagtgcctggcatataataaggacttaataaatagcattttaaaaaaggcTTAGGCCAGGAATTTAGCTTCCCCAGTTACTTGACCTTATCAGGTTCagtaattcctttttttttgatagtatctgttaagcgcttactccgtgtcaaacactgttccaagcacgggGGTGAATCCAAGAttagcaggtcggacacagtccctgtcccgcgtggggctcacggtctaaattggagagaggaggatttaatccccagtttgcagatgaggtaaactcaggcacggagaagttaagggacccacacagccaggggttggcagagccgggattcgaacccaggtcctccgagtgaTTCCCGCCGCCTGGGGCTGTTCCTGGCCAAAccgccattcattcgatcgtatctattgagcgctccaccgtgtgcagagcactgtactaagccggccGGGAGGGAGCTTAAACTACCCAGGAGGGGGGTCATCGGTTCTCGGGCGTCTAAGAGGTCTTTTCTAAGCCAGAGAAGAGACAGCCGgctcaagcgtctagtacagtgctctgcacacggtaagcgctcagtaaatatgcttgaataaacgaatgaatgaggccCCGGGCATCATCAgcgtggaagcagcacggcacagcggatagagcacgagcctgggagtcagaaagtcgtgggttctaatccgggctctgccacttttttgtctcctgtgtgaccttgggcgagtcacttcacttctctgggcctcagttccctcccctctaaaatggggatgaagaccgcgggcCTTCTGCGGGAccagggctgggtccaacccgatttcctcgtcTCCactccggcgtttagtacagagcatggcacagagtaagcgcttaacaaataccgcgaatATTGTCCTCATGGGCacctgggagggcagagggaggatcgCGGGGGGATCTCTAGTGGctgaaattttcattcattcattcagtggtatttattgagcacttaccgtgtgcagagcactgtactaagcggtcggaatggacaatccggcaacagagagagacagccaaCGGGGAAGGGAGAAGACCCGTTAAGGAGAGGATTTGTCGAGGGCCTCCTTTGCGCGCAGGGCACTGGGGGACCCCCGAATggaaggcagtccctgccctcgcaCAACTCGCTAACTTCAGTCGAGTCAGTCGATCAGCGGTATGCACTCACCGTGTGCCCGGCACCctgcggagcacttgggaaaatacaacagaacggAGAACgtcgtccctgcccacgagagacAGAAATTAGGCCCAACTGTGGAATTCAGGCAGGGGCCGGATCCCGGCCTGGTATCGGGACCAGCCCCTCCACCGGACCGGATCCAACGCGTCTGTTTGCAGCTCCTGCGGCCCCCGGGCGGCATCTCTATCCCTCCGGGGAAAGTGTCGGGCAGCAGGTTGGCGCTGCGTGGCGGATGTGAGGGGTGGCATCTGGCTGGAGCTACGCCCCACGCGCTGAACAGATGGCGGCATTCCCGCCACCAGGTCCGCCGGCTGATCAGCCCGGAGAGGCTGGCGGAGGGGCTGCCAGGCGCGGCCCCGTCGATCTGCCCGCCCGCACCCCCTTGGCCTTCCAGGGAAgtcgcccccccccctttttatggtatctgtgaagcgctcactctgtgtacgaagggtggatacgagcagatggagttggaaacggtccccgtcccctgtggaactcacagtctccatccccgttctacagataagggaactgaggcccagagaagtgaagtgacctgcctgaacgtcacacggcagacaagcagccgagccgggattcgaaccaaagTCTTTGtggctgccgggcccgggctctatccgctaggccgctcCGCTTCTCGGGAGCTTCGTCAGACGGCTCCAGGCCAGCCCCTCACGGCGGCCGGTCCCCGGGCCCGGTTCCCGGCCGGCTCCCGACGGGCCTCGCATGCTCTCGCCCCATTTCCTCCGGCCGCCGGGAGCTCcttggccacgctgctcattTAAGTTTCCACTCAGGAAAAATAAAACACTCCATAAAATGGGGCACGTTTGCCCCCCTGAGCTCCCGACGGGGCAACGTAGCCGGAGAGGGGGGGTTTCCGGCTCCCGGGGGATAATAaggatggtacttgttcagcgcttactctgtgccgagccccgttctaagcgctggggtagatgcaaggtaatcggcttgtcccacgtggggctcacagtcttcatcctcattttccggatgaggtaactgaggcacagagaagtgaagtgtctcgccccagctcacacagcagacaagtggcagagccgggattagaacccacatcctccgactcccaagccctcatcggtaacatggggattgagcctgtgagggccacgtgggacaacctgattaccgttcttctcccccagcgcttggaacagcggttggcccatagtaagcgcttcacggattcCACAGtaactattattaatactaataaatacgatcgaatgcatgaaCGAGCGGGGGCccggagaggattgggaggggagggggagaggaggccgggcTTGACGGGGGGGTTGGCAGCCTCGGTCCtcacaccccctgccccacaggcaGGTAGGCTACCTACCCCTGACCTCCGGCTTGGCCGTGATTAACGAGCTGACAATGCCGTATTGATAAGGAATTAACCTTGAGTCCCCTCCTGCTGTCGATGCACCAGGAGCCGCACACCCAGGTCGGACCGGAGATCGCGGCCAAGGCTGATGGGCAAAGGCCACCGGGCCCCATTTTGCCGTAGACGGGCGTGCGTTTAGTAATCGGCcctgtgggatttgttgagcgtttagTCTATGCCAAGCCTTGAACTACGAGCTGGGGGTACCGTGCGAGGTaagcgggttttttttttaattctagtttctaattattttcattaattaGAACGAaaaggttggacctagtccctgccccatatgggcctCGCAGCCtgagcaggagggggaacaggcattgactccccgttgtgcagttgaggaaaccgagacatagagacaccaagtgacttgcccaaggtcacacagcaggcaagtgtcagagtggggattagaacccaggtcctgggactcccaggccccgggctccttccactaagccattctacaTTCGTTGTGGCATTGTTtactttttaaatggaatttaagctGTTAACTCTGGGCCcaacgttgtactaagcgctcttctAAGTGGTCACTCTGCGCCTGCCCCAGTACtgaacgctgggtagatacaaaataatcacgttggacacagttcctccgccacacggggctcccggtcttaatcctcattttacagatgagggcactgaggctcaggaaagttaAGCGAGTCGCCCGAAGTCAGCAGACGAGTTGCagcgccagaattagaacccaagtcccctgactcccaggccctgctctttcctctaggccaggctgcttcgcttatgatgcgccaagcactgggctaagaccTGGGTTAAGTGGAAGGTAATCGGGTAGGACGGTCCCTACCCCACCTTGGCCTCGCGCTctaaggggagaacaggtatcgaacccccattttgcagaagaggaaactaaggtgcaAAGGGAGGGACCCAGCCGCGACTCCTCTCCAGGCACCAAGCCCCCTTCCCCAACAAGCCCCGCCGCCTCCAGAAAGCCCTCCCTGATCGAGCGGGAGGAGGGACTGGCCGCTCTCGGCCCCCAGACAAGTCACCGGAGCGCTTTGTCCGGGGGCCCCCGTCCACGCGGGGGTTTGTTTAATTAAGTGTTTTGCCTAATGGGATCCCCTGATTTCCATAACAAACTCACAGGCTGGCGTAACCCAGTCCCCTCCATTTATTACTGTTAATTAGATATGGATTCCCAGCAATCCCGCCCGGTTGATAAATGGGCCCCCTGACACTAACTATTACACATTAGCATTTTTTCAATACGTTCGATacatcatcttctcccactttttaaagatattttaaataaaatattagTGATCCAgccggggacgggggccgcgCCGGCCCGTCCCCGCCCGGCTGGGAAGGAGTTAATGGCTTGCCAACTTTCACACTTTCAACTTCCACAGACTCACGCCCGCCTGCCCAGAGCTCCGATACCCCTGCCCAGGACCCCCTGCTCCccaggggaggggcagatggcACTGGAGAACTTGCCCGTCCAGGCTCCTGTGGGGCATGAATAGAAAAGGGGTCAGACGgccgtaataaataatatttgataagcacctcctatgtgccaggcaccgttggaAGCCCCGGGAAAGGTACAgatcaatcgggtcggacacgggccctgtgtcggacgcagcccccgcccccaggccctgtccgcccgggggctcacggtcttaatccccatttaacagacgagggaactgaggcccagagaagtgaagagacttacccagggtcacacagcagacaagcggcggagccgggatcagaaccgtgGGATAGCAGGgtcggagagagggaaagggcgggaaggagagggagcagccGGGTGACTTGTCCTGcccaaggggtgggggggtccccccGGTGACCCCACAGGCGGGTCCAGACTGGGCAGGagcccccccaggaccccctcgGGCGGGGCCGCGGCCTCCGGGGGGGTGGTCGCCCCCAAGGATACGCCCCTGGAAGGGTACGGCCCCTTCCGCCCGCTCCGGGCCCCACAGACACCAGTTAGGGTCAGGGCCGGGCCCGCACGGCTACGGCTCTGCCCGCGGAGGGAAGAGGACGACTCAAGTCCTAGCCAGGACCCCCGCCGGCCacggaataataacgatggcatttgttaagcgcttactacgtgcaaagcaccgctccaagcgccggggtgggatagaaggtgatcgggcggtcccacctggggctcacggacttaatcccttCTCccgaagaggtcactgaggcccagagaagtgacttgcccgaagtcacccagctgacaggtggcggagcggggattagaacccgtgacctccgactcccgagcccgggctctctccattgagCCGCGCCGCTTGGACAACCGCGCGCTGCCCCGCTCCCCGTCTCTCTTCCTCGTCCCGTCCGTCACGGGGGGCACCCGCCTGCCCCATCGGGTCTTCCCAGCGgccgcccccacctccctgccctcctctccaggGGCGAGGGGCCCCCAGAGGCCCCCCCCAAATTCGTACTGGTTTAGGGGAGGGCCTACCCgcagagggcagggggcttcCCCTCATCCGGCCCCCATCGTCCGAGGGGAGAACCCCCCGAACCTCTCCCGGGGAAGGCTGAGCCGGGGTAGGATCGGGCACGACGGGGGTctcgccgcccccttccccgtcgCCTCGGTCAGGGCCCGGGAACCCGACGCCCCCCCGGGCCGCCTCTAATGCGACGGGTACGGATCTGTGGGGGCTCCGGTGACCCCCCGGGGCCTTCGCCCTCTGACCCGCGCTCCTCTCCCGGTTcgctgggggcagagggcagcccGGACTGCACACACAGCTCAATGGTAATCAcatttccccctcccggcccggggggccgtggagagggggagccggggccggcgCCCGGGTCTCCGGAGGCCGGCGAGCAGAGCGACGACGGCGGCggtcggggcgggcggcggcggccggggcctcTCCCTTTGGCCGGGGTGGCCCAGAGGAGGGTTGGGTGGGGCCTGCGGGTCCCGGGGGGATTCGGGGAGTCCCCGGCCACGTTCACCCCACCCCCGGCATCAACCGGGGGCCGACGTCGGTGACAAGAGTCCCAAGAATCCCCCGCACGGGaagacggtgggcagggaacgtgtctaccaactgttccgCCGTACcctccgagcgctcggcacagcgacccgcgcacgggaagcgctcgacacCCTCTTCCCGCTCCATCAGCCGTCCTCCCCGCCCAGCTGGGCCGAGAGTCCGGCGGGAGGGACGGAGGTCAGGCCTCGGGAGGGAGTCGCGGCCCGCCACGGctccggcgggcggggagggtggggtggcGCGGCCCCGAGCGCCCGGGTGCgtggcccggccccggggcggacGGGCCAGAAGGAGAGGCCACGACACAGAGCCGCAGTTTACACTCGTTTAATCCATGTCAAATGTAGTTTACAAACGGGAATGACAAGTACCTCGGTATAGAATCTACAGACACAGAATCACACCATGGCCGTCCCCTGTGcggcgggtggggcgggggcccggcggaCCGGCTC is a window of Ornithorhynchus anatinus isolate Pmale09 chromosome 18, mOrnAna1.pri.v4, whole genome shotgun sequence DNA encoding:
- the TMEM53 gene encoding transmembrane protein 53, yielding MGSAYLDYTIDLPEINSHPAGSSSDPGSTESSQNRPVVILLGWGGCSDKNLSKYSAIYANRGCTVIRYTAPWPMIFFSESLGVPALRTPAKKLLELLFDYEIEKKPVLFHVFSNGGAMLYRYIAELIHSHRQFSHLRVAGTIFDSAPGRRNLTGAVRALSTVLAPRNAALRLLLLCAFVVVVAVFRILLYPATRYLHASHYDALRAEASRWPELYLYSKADRIVPAGDVEAMVRARLDRRVLVRAVDFTSSAHVRHLRDYPTYYAGLCLSFMRDCVGG